A DNA window from Vagococcus penaei contains the following coding sequences:
- a CDS encoding ABC transporter permease gives MAQLIKNELLKIGYKKTIFVFFIFILFLQITSAFFIRNWLPVTERFSSFATFTQLNFTFLMPLLTIYCISLIVRSIAEEYSQGTIKQLLIRPHYRTSILLSKLIAIFCISLLLIISILLFSSLIGGIRFGFVTDDFSIILLLRYTIYKTIPVIFYTTLAFLIVTITTTTILPMTISLLIVLTQDTLNQLVSLALKKQTDFFILTHMNIHTLDKEPLLSEGGSMLKNHFSLLSSPLYILAHLILMIMIACIIFKRRDVL, from the coding sequence ATGGCACAATTAATTAAAAATGAACTACTTAAAATTGGTTATAAAAAAACAATTTTTGTTTTTTTTATCTTTATCCTTTTTTTACAGATAACTTCCGCTTTTTTTATTCGAAATTGGTTGCCAGTTACTGAGCGTTTTTCAAGTTTTGCCACTTTCACGCAACTAAATTTCACTTTTTTAATGCCATTACTCACGATTTACTGTATCAGTTTAATTGTTCGGTCAATTGCGGAGGAATATTCCCAAGGAACTATTAAACAACTACTGATTCGACCGCACTACCGGACAAGTATTTTATTATCTAAATTAATCGCTATTTTTTGTATTAGCTTACTATTAATAATTAGTATTCTACTATTTTCAAGTCTAATTGGCGGTATCCGCTTTGGCTTTGTCACTGATGACTTTTCGATAATTTTACTTTTGCGCTACACTATTTATAAAACGATACCAGTAATTTTTTATACAACATTAGCTTTTCTAATTGTTACGATAACTACAACTACTATTTTACCAATGACCATTTCTTTACTTATCGTGTTGACTCAAGATACCTTAAACCAATTAGTTAGCCTGGCACTAAAAAAGCAAACAGATTTTTTTATTCTAACGCATATGAACATACATACATTAGATAAAGAACCATTACTATCAGAAGGTGGTAGTATGTTAAAAAATCATTTTTCACTTCTATCCTCGCCACTTTATATTTTGGCTCACCTTATCTTGATGATTATGATTGCTTGTATTATCTTTAAACGACGGGATGTTTTATAA
- the pepI gene encoding proline iminopeptidase, with translation MTITEGYMPYLGYQTYYRIVGKRQPDKAPLVLLHGGPGSTHNYFEVLDGLVESGHQLIMYDQLGCGLSSIPSNPDLWTAETWIEELIALRKYLGLDEIHLLGQSWGGMMAIQYICDYQPEGIKSLILSSTLPSSKLWATEQQRLIKLLPLEEQQAIQQAELTGDYTQSRYLLANDHFMQRHAADQPSASSPEPLRRKKQAGIEAYVTAWGPNEYQPTGTLKEFDYTNQLAEIKVPTLITSGTDDLCTPFIAKTMYDRIPNSRWELFQKSRHMPFVDEHKAYQTLLSQWLQNNR, from the coding sequence ATGACAATTACTGAAGGATATATGCCTTATTTAGGCTATCAAACATATTATCGCATAGTAGGGAAAAGACAACCAGATAAAGCGCCACTTGTCTTGTTACATGGTGGACCTGGTTCAACCCACAATTATTTTGAGGTACTTGATGGCTTGGTGGAGTCCGGTCATCAGTTAATTATGTATGACCAACTAGGATGTGGATTGTCAAGTATTCCTTCTAACCCAGATCTTTGGACAGCAGAGACCTGGATTGAGGAATTAATCGCTTTACGTAAGTATTTAGGGTTAGACGAAATACATTTACTAGGCCAGTCATGGGGTGGCATGATGGCGATTCAATATATTTGTGACTATCAACCAGAAGGAATTAAAAGCTTAATTTTATCGAGTACTTTACCATCTTCAAAATTATGGGCTACTGAGCAACAACGACTAATTAAACTCTTACCATTAGAAGAACAGCAAGCCATTCAACAAGCTGAGTTGACTGGTGATTACACGCAATCTCGTTATCTACTGGCGAATGATCATTTTATGCAACGTCATGCTGCCGATCAGCCTTCTGCTTCATCTCCTGAACCGTTAAGACGGAAAAAACAGGCTGGGATTGAAGCGTATGTTACCGCATGGGGGCCTAACGAATATCAACCGACGGGGACACTAAAAGAGTTTGATTATACAAATCAATTAGCTGAAATAAAAGTACCAACATTAATTACAAGTGGGACTGACGATTTATGTACACCATTTATTGCTAAAACAATGTATGATCGTATTCCTAATTCGCGCTGGGAGTTATTTCAAAAAAGTCGACATATGCCTTTTGTGGATGAACATAAGGCCTATCAAACATTACTAAGTCAGTGGTTACAGAATAATAGATAA
- a CDS encoding ArsR/SmtB family transcription factor has protein sequence MGFNDVTEEQVKQIGRFYKTLSDPTRVNILLALAASKELNVTALTDHLGMEQSAVSHQLKLLRDHRIVKPRKEGKTVFYSIDDHHVMDILTQTFKHLAHH, from the coding sequence ATGGGATTTAACGACGTGACAGAAGAACAAGTAAAACAAATTGGTCGCTTTTATAAAACATTGAGTGATCCAACACGTGTCAATATTTTATTAGCTCTAGCAGCGAGCAAGGAGTTAAACGTGACAGCATTGACTGATCATTTAGGTATGGAGCAGTCTGCAGTATCGCATCAGTTAAAACTTTTGCGTGATCATCGCATTGTAAAACCACGTAAAGAAGGAAAAACGGTATTTTATTCGATTGATGACCACCACGTTATGGATATTTTAACGCAAACATTTAAACATTTAGCACATCATTAA
- a CDS encoding ABC transporter ATP-binding protein, giving the protein MVKTVLSVKNLSKKINEKIIIHRLNFRVQSGEIYGFLGPNGSGKTTTIRMITGLIKPSAGHVTICGHDIQLEPKKALANIGAIIENPELYPYMTGKQNLDNFARMYPKKISQKQIRRMISLVNLSDAIHQPVKNYSLGMKQRLGIAQALLHQPKVLILDEPTNGLDPVGIRDLRLYLKKLAHQNDIAIIVSSHLLSEIELMCDRVLIIDHGKFITEKDLSSYQTNNSRQYTFKVSNTTHISNFFSATTISDINHFTINCSEEHIPEVIKKLVQSNIDIFSITQQKTSLEEDFINMTRGEK; this is encoded by the coding sequence ATGGTTAAAACAGTGCTGTCAGTTAAAAATTTATCAAAAAAAATTAACGAGAAAATCATTATCCATCGCCTTAATTTTCGTGTTCAATCAGGAGAAATTTATGGTTTTTTAGGACCAAACGGGAGTGGTAAAACGACAACCATTCGTATGATCACAGGATTAATTAAACCTTCGGCTGGTCATGTTACTATTTGTGGACATGATATACAACTAGAACCAAAAAAAGCATTAGCAAATATCGGTGCAATTATTGAAAATCCAGAATTATACCCGTATATGACAGGCAAACAAAATTTAGATAATTTTGCACGAATGTACCCAAAAAAGATCTCTCAAAAACAAATTCGTCGAATGATTAGTTTAGTTAATTTATCTGACGCCATTCATCAACCAGTTAAAAATTACTCACTAGGTATGAAACAACGCTTAGGAATTGCTCAAGCTCTTTTACATCAACCGAAAGTCTTGATTCTAGATGAACCAACCAATGGCCTTGATCCGGTGGGGATTCGTGACCTACGACTATACCTAAAAAAATTAGCACATCAAAACGACATTGCAATTATCGTCTCTAGTCATTTACTAAGCGAGATTGAGTTAATGTGTGATCGTGTGTTGATTATTGATCATGGCAAATTTATTACTGAAAAAGACTTAAGTAGCTATCAAACAAACAACAGCAGACAATATACGTTCAAAGTATCCAATACAACACATATTTCCAATTTTTTTAGTGCTACTACCATCAGTGATATAAACCACTTTACTATTAACTGTTCCGAGGAACATATTCCTGAAGTAATAAAAAAACTTGTTCAATCTAACATTGATATCTTTAGTATTACCCAACAAAAAACGTCACTTGAAGAAGACTTTATCAATATGACACGAGGTGAAAAATAA
- the trxB gene encoding thioredoxin-disulfide reductase: MYDVIIIGSGPAGMTSALYAARSGLSVLIIERGAPGGQMMNTSEVENYPGFDLIEGPELALKMYENAIKFGAENTYGTVQSIEDKGATKLVICEDESYEGKTVIIATGSEHRKIGIPGEEKYAGRGVSYCAVCDGAFFKDRHLVVIGGGDSAVEEGMYLTQFASKVTIIHRRDALRAQKILQERAFKNDKIDFMWNRVPVDIQGDEMKVTSITLKDTLTGEQTSFPADGVFIYIGLDPLTEPFTNLGITDTDGWILTDEHMRTAVPGVYAVGDVRKTVLRQIATAVGDGSIAGQEVYNYIQENA, encoded by the coding sequence ATGTATGATGTAATTATTATTGGTTCTGGCCCTGCTGGAATGACTTCCGCACTCTATGCTGCACGTTCCGGTTTGTCGGTTTTAATTATTGAACGTGGTGCACCTGGCGGCCAAATGATGAATACAAGTGAGGTTGAAAATTATCCTGGCTTTGATTTGATTGAAGGCCCTGAGTTAGCATTAAAAATGTACGAAAATGCGATAAAATTTGGTGCTGAAAACACTTATGGTACCGTTCAAAGTATTGAAGATAAAGGTGCGACTAAATTAGTAATTTGTGAAGATGAGTCTTATGAAGGTAAGACTGTAATCATTGCTACGGGTAGTGAACACCGTAAAATCGGTATTCCAGGTGAAGAGAAATATGCAGGGCGCGGTGTGTCATATTGTGCCGTTTGTGATGGTGCTTTTTTTAAAGACCGTCATTTAGTTGTTATCGGTGGTGGTGACTCAGCTGTTGAAGAAGGGATGTACCTAACACAATTTGCAAGCAAAGTCACAATTATTCATCGTCGTGATGCACTTCGAGCGCAAAAGATTTTACAAGAGCGAGCATTTAAAAATGATAAAATTGATTTCATGTGGAATCGAGTGCCCGTTGATATTCAAGGTGATGAAATGAAAGTGACGTCGATTACACTAAAAGACACCTTAACTGGAGAACAAACTAGTTTCCCAGCAGATGGAGTATTTATTTACATTGGTTTAGATCCATTAACTGAACCATTTACTAATCTGGGTATTACTGACACAGATGGTTGGATTTTAACTGATGAGCACATGAGAACGGCTGTTCCAGGTGTTTATGCGGTGGGCGATGTACGCAAAACGGTTCTGCGTCAAATTGCAACCGCAGTTGGTGACGGTAGTATTGCTGGTCAAGAAGTTTATAATTATATTCAAGAGAATGCGTAA
- a CDS encoding M24 family metallopeptidase, protein MAIEELYQVLKENHLDACLIVKKANVRYISGYHGEDAYLLILPSKHYLFTDARYIEQANQETRGFEIINWRTPGRTLGDSIKEIIEKEQLKVIGFEDTSVTVAMFNDLIKKITCELVPLDQKVDSLRVIKRPDGIANLRAACDIACRAFNRILEDIQVGMTEKEIAAKLAAYMVFEGADTQPYGNIVISGPNTSLLHGIPSNRAIQYGDFVLLDFGCQFNGYLSDMTRTVVVGQANEQQREVYELEKEMVRLSEEAMRAGIPVTDIYQQSINPIKGTPYFDYHYWNIGHAIGLELHELPHIRADSKAVLKENQVLTIEPGIYIPNWGGVRIEDQVVITADGIDNMIYLSHDLIEL, encoded by the coding sequence GTGGCAATTGAGGAGTTGTATCAAGTTTTAAAGGAGAATCATTTAGATGCTTGTTTAATCGTAAAAAAAGCAAATGTACGTTACATTAGTGGATATCATGGAGAGGATGCTTATTTACTAATATTACCAAGTAAACACTATTTATTTACTGATGCTAGGTATATCGAACAGGCCAATCAGGAAACAAGAGGCTTCGAGATTATTAATTGGCGAACGCCAGGTCGTACGTTAGGAGATAGTATTAAGGAAATCATCGAGAAAGAACAACTAAAAGTGATTGGATTTGAAGATACTTCAGTCACAGTGGCAATGTTCAACGACCTAATAAAAAAAATAACCTGTGAGCTAGTACCATTAGATCAAAAAGTCGATAGTCTTCGAGTGATTAAGCGACCAGATGGAATTGCTAATTTAAGAGCTGCTTGTGATATTGCTTGTCGAGCATTTAACCGGATATTAGAAGATATTCAAGTAGGTATGACTGAAAAAGAAATTGCTGCTAAGTTAGCAGCATATATGGTTTTTGAAGGAGCAGATACGCAACCTTATGGAAATATTGTGATTTCGGGTCCGAATACATCATTATTACATGGGATTCCATCAAATCGTGCCATACAATACGGTGATTTTGTTTTATTGGATTTTGGCTGCCAATTTAATGGATATTTATCGGATATGACACGTACAGTAGTCGTTGGACAAGCAAATGAGCAGCAACGTGAAGTCTACGAACTTGAAAAAGAAATGGTTCGTTTATCCGAAGAAGCTATGAGGGCAGGTATCCCTGTAACTGATATTTATCAGCAGTCAATTAATCCTATTAAAGGAACACCTTATTTTGACTACCATTATTGGAATATTGGTCATGCGATTGGTTTAGAGTTACACGAGTTACCACATATTCGAGCAGATTCTAAAGCTGTGCTAAAAGAAAATCAGGTCTTGACAATTGAGCCTGGAATTTATATACCCAATTGGGGTGGAGTGCGAATCGAAGATCAAGTTGTCATTACTGCTGACGGAATTGATAATATGATTTACTTATCGCACGATTTAATTGAATTATAA
- a CDS encoding cation diffusion facilitator family transporter, with protein MVVNRSDQLKQAEKGAYVSLIAYIAMALLKITVGNYANSEALSADGINNFTDTIAAITVIIGLRLSRKPADNDHRYGHWKAENVASLITSFIMFVAGFQVLSQALTNIIHRRIESPEPIAAAVGLFSAVVMIAVYLYNMKLGKQYTSSSLVAMAKDNLSDALTSIGTAIAVFASTFKLPILDQITAIVIGLVILKTAFDIFKESSFYLSDGFDLDLLKLYKEDILTVDGIKEVPVLRARNLGANIFLDVTVRMNPNLTVKESHDIVDDMEQQLQKKFNIFDIDVHVEPYEGDEIK; from the coding sequence ATCGTGGTAAATCGAAGTGATCAATTAAAACAGGCAGAAAAAGGGGCATACGTCAGTCTAATTGCTTATATAGCAATGGCTTTGCTCAAAATAACGGTCGGAAATTATGCTAATTCAGAGGCCCTTTCTGCAGATGGGATTAATAATTTTACAGATACCATCGCTGCAATTACAGTGATTATTGGTTTACGATTATCACGTAAACCTGCAGATAATGACCATCGCTATGGCCATTGGAAGGCTGAAAATGTTGCTAGCTTAATTACATCATTTATTATGTTTGTTGCTGGTTTTCAAGTCTTATCGCAAGCTTTGACTAATATTATTCATCGTCGAATCGAATCTCCAGAACCCATTGCAGCAGCTGTCGGTCTTTTCTCTGCCGTTGTGATGATTGCCGTTTATTTGTACAATATGAAACTAGGTAAACAATATACTAGTAGCTCTTTAGTTGCTATGGCAAAAGACAACTTAAGTGATGCTTTAACGAGTATCGGGACTGCCATTGCTGTATTTGCTTCAACATTTAAACTACCAATTCTAGACCAAATTACAGCGATTGTCATTGGATTAGTCATTTTAAAGACTGCTTTCGATATTTTTAAAGAAAGTTCGTTCTATCTATCAGATGGTTTTGATTTAGACCTACTTAAACTTTATAAAGAAGATATCTTGACCGTCGATGGTATTAAAGAAGTTCCTGTCCTTCGTGCACGTAATCTAGGAGCCAACATCTTTTTAGACGTAACGGTTCGAATGAATCCTAACTTGACTGTCAAAGAAAGTCACGATATTGTTGATGATATGGAACAACAATTACAAAAAAAATTCAACATTTTTGATATTGATGTTCATGTTGAACCTTATGAAGGAGACGAGATAAAATGA
- a CDS encoding homoserine dehydrogenase: MGKKLRIGMLGLGTVGTGVVELFENYRYKVQQITGLDSCLAKVFVRNSHRKKALAERHHLTLVTDMAEIINDPTIDVVIEVLGGIEPAKTAISQALKSGKHVVTANKDLMAQCGIELQQLAKENACALYYEASVAGGIPILRTISSSLSSDAIEIVYGIVNGTTNYMLTNMTISGLTYQEALLEAQRLGFAEQDPTNDVEGIDAVYKMIILTQFAYGMTIKIDDVTRQGITHVTASDIQSARKLGYVIKLIGTTLITKEGVAVDVAPVFIAKTHPLASVSNEMNAIFVKSTGIGESMYYGPGAGATPTATSILSDVLTIAKEWQSGRLGQSFHTFDTDTKLIPKKSTRGKYYFSLSVPDEMGIFKKIAEIMENQQVSLKQINQEVFSPDAAHVALITHEMTLAQRDCILAAFRDIPDVVVHAYYKVL; this comes from the coding sequence ATGGGAAAAAAATTGAGAATTGGTATGTTAGGTCTAGGAACGGTTGGAACTGGTGTAGTTGAATTATTTGAGAATTATCGTTATAAAGTACAACAAATCACTGGACTAGATAGCTGTTTAGCAAAAGTTTTTGTTCGAAATAGTCACAGAAAAAAGGCATTAGCTGAGCGTCATCATTTGACTTTAGTGACAGATATGGCTGAGATAATCAATGATCCGACTATTGATGTGGTCATTGAAGTTCTTGGTGGAATTGAACCAGCAAAAACGGCAATTAGTCAAGCGTTAAAATCTGGAAAACATGTCGTGACTGCAAATAAAGATTTAATGGCGCAATGTGGTATAGAACTACAGCAACTTGCCAAAGAAAATGCATGTGCGCTTTACTATGAAGCGAGCGTAGCGGGTGGTATTCCTATTTTACGGACAATTTCATCAAGTCTCTCATCTGATGCAATTGAAATAGTTTACGGCATTGTTAATGGTACCACTAACTATATGCTGACAAATATGACAATATCTGGTTTAACGTACCAAGAAGCATTACTTGAAGCACAACGCTTAGGCTTTGCTGAACAAGATCCAACAAATGATGTCGAAGGAATCGATGCTGTTTATAAGATGATTATTCTGACACAGTTTGCTTATGGGATGACTATAAAGATTGACGACGTGACACGCCAAGGAATTACACATGTGACTGCCTCTGACATTCAGTCTGCTCGTAAATTAGGTTACGTTATCAAATTAATAGGAACAACTTTGATCACAAAAGAGGGAGTAGCTGTTGATGTCGCACCAGTCTTTATTGCGAAAACTCATCCGTTAGCCAGTGTGTCAAATGAAATGAATGCTATTTTTGTCAAAAGTACAGGAATTGGGGAATCGATGTATTACGGACCTGGTGCAGGTGCAACTCCCACAGCAACTAGTATTTTGAGTGATGTATTAACTATTGCTAAAGAGTGGCAAAGTGGAAGACTAGGTCAGTCATTTCACACGTTTGATACGGATACTAAACTAATTCCTAAAAAATCAACTCGTGGAAAATATTATTTTTCGCTAAGCGTTCCTGATGAAATGGGTATCTTCAAGAAAATTGCTGAAATTATGGAAAATCAGCAAGTCAGCTTAAAACAAATCAATCAAGAAGTGTTTAGTCCGGATGCAGCTCACGTGGCATTAATTACTCATGAGATGACTTTGGCACAACGTGATTGCATTTTAGCTGCCTTTCGAGATATTCCCGATGTTGTTGTTCATGCTTATTATAAAGTGTTATAG
- a CDS encoding phospho-sugar mutase, producing the protein MSWKDVYQQWKNFDALEESVRVDLEKIEGNAERLEDAFFAPLEFGTAGMRGIIGAGINRMNVYTIRQATEGLALFIDSKSHEAKQRGVAIAYDCRHKSPEFAMAAAETLAAHGIKSFVFESLRPTPELSFTVRELGCIAGIMITASHNPAAYNGFKIYGEDGGQMPPQSADAVTNYVRSVTNPLDINILDQKSAKDYITIIGEDMDRRYLKMMESVTINHELVERVGKDLTLIFTPLHGTGKMLGERALKQAGFDSVELVPEQAIADPDFSTVASPNPEEHSAFEYAIRLGKEKNADVLIATDPDADRLGAAVRMPNGEYEVLTGNQLGSLMLHYILVAKKNANQLSNQAVALKSIVSSELATTICKNFNVEMVNVLTGFKFIAEKIKEYEQNGTKEFIFGFEESYGYLIKPFARDKDAIQALVLLAEMAAYYKDQQKTLYDGLRDLYQEFGYFIEKTISITMDGIEGLDKIKNLMATVRAKKPTTFGSYLVDYAEDYATGESTDADGEVKPLGQPHANVLKFILANGCWIAIRPSGTEPKIKFYIGATAKTNEEAEDIFENVLASVNTLIAEQN; encoded by the coding sequence ATGTCTTGGAAAGATGTTTATCAACAGTGGAAAAATTTTGATGCACTTGAAGAATCAGTTAGGGTAGATTTAGAAAAGATTGAGGGAAACGCTGAACGATTAGAAGATGCTTTTTTTGCACCTCTAGAGTTTGGTACAGCAGGAATGCGAGGTATTATTGGTGCAGGGATTAATCGGATGAATGTTTATACGATTCGTCAAGCGACGGAAGGATTAGCATTATTTATTGATTCTAAAAGTCACGAAGCTAAACAACGTGGTGTAGCAATTGCCTATGATTGTCGGCATAAATCACCAGAATTTGCTATGGCAGCTGCTGAAACCTTAGCTGCTCATGGTATTAAGTCATTTGTGTTTGAGAGTTTACGACCTACGCCTGAATTATCATTTACTGTACGTGAACTAGGCTGTATTGCTGGAATTATGATTACTGCAAGTCATAATCCTGCTGCTTATAATGGATTTAAAATTTATGGCGAAGATGGTGGTCAAATGCCACCCCAATCTGCTGATGCGGTGACAAATTATGTTCGTAGTGTGACTAACCCACTTGATATTAATATATTGGATCAAAAGTCTGCGAAAGATTATATTACGATTATTGGCGAGGATATGGATCGTCGCTATTTAAAAATGATGGAGTCAGTGACGATTAATCATGAATTAGTTGAGCGTGTTGGAAAAGATTTAACCCTAATTTTCACACCGTTACATGGTACAGGGAAAATGTTAGGTGAACGTGCCTTGAAACAAGCCGGATTTGATAGTGTCGAATTAGTGCCTGAACAAGCGATTGCTGACCCAGATTTTTCTACTGTTGCGTCACCAAATCCAGAGGAACATTCAGCTTTTGAATATGCGATTCGACTAGGAAAAGAAAAAAATGCAGATGTATTAATTGCTACTGATCCTGACGCTGACCGTCTTGGAGCTGCAGTTCGCATGCCAAATGGTGAGTATGAAGTGTTGACAGGAAATCAATTGGGTAGCTTAATGTTACACTATATTCTTGTGGCTAAAAAAAATGCCAATCAACTATCTAATCAAGCAGTCGCCTTAAAATCAATTGTTTCAAGCGAGTTGGCTACGACAATTTGTAAAAACTTTAATGTCGAGATGGTAAACGTGCTAACTGGTTTTAAATTTATTGCGGAAAAAATTAAAGAGTATGAGCAAAATGGGACGAAAGAATTTATTTTTGGTTTTGAAGAAAGCTATGGTTATTTGATTAAACCGTTTGCTCGTGATAAGGATGCTATCCAGGCGTTAGTCTTACTTGCTGAAATGGCCGCATATTATAAGGATCAGCAAAAAACTTTATATGATGGATTACGAGATCTTTATCAAGAATTTGGTTATTTTATTGAAAAAACAATTTCAATTACTATGGATGGTATTGAGGGATTAGATAAAATTAAAAATTTAATGGCTACTGTACGTGCTAAGAAACCAACTACCTTTGGATCGTATTTAGTAGATTATGCGGAAGATTATGCGACGGGTGAGTCTACAGATGCCGATGGTGAAGTAAAACCACTTGGGCAACCACATGCTAATGTACTGAAATTTATTTTAGCGAATGGTTGCTGGATTGCCATTCGACCATCGGGTACAGAGCCAAAGATTAAGTTTTACATTGGTGCAACTGCTAAAACAAATGAAGAGGCAGAAGACATTTTTGAAAATGTTCTTGCAAGTGTTAATACTTTAATTGCAGAACAAAACTAA
- a CDS encoding MATE family efflux transporter — protein sequence MVTIKRFFSRQNISDKELLFLSWPIFVELFLRVFIGNVNVWMIAQYSEPAVAAVGSANQLLNLSVFIYGFITVGAQIIIAQLIGAKKHEEIIHVITTALIGSLVLGILISSVFMLFPEQLLFFMNLPPEIIEIGVNYLQIYGASLFISSVIAAIIATLRSHGQTQAALIIPTIALFFALLGNYIALYSPFGLPHLGVEGLAMSAVFSNFIALIFAFIILNRVIGFNILKLKFSDFSRAMLKRILTLGLPSSGENLSYTASQVVVTMIVASLGPNMLIAKSYVTAITQFVYLIAASLSQGNQIMIGRNVGAKEFDRAYNRGMRTVIIAIICTAVISVITWFAIVPIMHIFTYNEEIIAIAKIIFLIDIFLEIGRTINMAMVGSLNAAGDVKFPLICSLVVLWVISLPFSYLLALPLHMGLVGVWLAYTIDEGLRAVFMIKRWRSGIWRTKSNI from the coding sequence GTGGTAACAATTAAACGTTTTTTTAGTCGACAAAACATCTCTGACAAAGAATTACTATTTTTAAGTTGGCCCATTTTTGTTGAGTTATTTCTAAGAGTTTTTATCGGTAACGTGAACGTTTGGATGATTGCTCAATATTCAGAGCCTGCCGTAGCGGCTGTTGGTTCTGCTAACCAATTATTAAATTTATCAGTTTTTATTTATGGTTTCATTACTGTTGGTGCTCAAATTATTATTGCACAATTAATTGGAGCAAAAAAACATGAGGAAATTATTCACGTTATTACAACGGCGCTAATTGGTTCCTTGGTTTTAGGAATTTTAATCAGCAGTGTTTTCATGTTATTTCCCGAGCAACTATTGTTTTTTATGAATTTACCGCCTGAAATTATTGAAATCGGTGTCAATTATTTGCAAATCTATGGTGCTAGTTTATTTATTAGTTCAGTCATTGCTGCAATTATCGCAACACTCCGCAGTCATGGTCAAACTCAAGCAGCCTTAATTATCCCAACAATTGCTCTCTTCTTCGCCTTACTCGGAAATTATATTGCTTTATATAGTCCCTTTGGCTTACCACATTTAGGCGTTGAAGGTCTAGCTATGTCAGCCGTTTTCAGTAACTTTATTGCCTTGATTTTTGCCTTTATTATTTTAAATCGGGTTATTGGTTTTAATATTTTAAAATTAAAATTTTCCGATTTTTCACGGGCAATGTTGAAACGAATCTTAACACTTGGCTTACCCTCTTCAGGAGAGAATTTGTCTTACACAGCGTCACAAGTTGTTGTTACCATGATTGTCGCTTCGCTAGGTCCGAATATGCTAATTGCTAAATCTTACGTTACTGCAATTACACAATTTGTCTATCTTATTGCGGCCTCCCTTAGCCAAGGAAACCAAATAATGATTGGACGGAATGTAGGGGCTAAAGAATTCGACCGTGCGTATAATCGTGGCATGCGAACGGTTATCATTGCCATTATTTGTACAGCCGTGATTTCCGTCATCACATGGTTTGCGATCGTGCCTATCATGCATATTTTTACTTATAACGAAGAAATCATTGCTATTGCTAAAATTATTTTCTTGATTGATATCTTTTTAGAGATTGGTCGAACAATTAATATGGCAATGGTCGGCTCACTAAATGCTGCAGGAGATGTTAAATTCCCATTAATTTGTAGTTTAGTTGTTTTATGGGTAATTAGTTTACCATTTTCTTATTTACTAGCGTTACCACTACATATGGGCTTAGTCGGCGTATGGTTAGCCTATACAATTGATGAAGGTCTTCGTGCTGTTTTTATGATTAAACGTTGGCGTTCTGGTATCTGGCGAACTAAAAGTAATATTTAA